One Caretta caretta isolate rCarCar2 chromosome 6, rCarCar1.hap1, whole genome shotgun sequence genomic region harbors:
- the LOC142072306 gene encoding olfactory receptor 5W2-like, with protein sequence MGNHSEATEFILSGLTDRPELQVPLFLVFLLIYVISLVGNGGMILLITIDPRLHTPMYFFLRNLSFCDLCISLIISPKMLLNFLAERKSISYTACAVQMYLSFVFGDVECLLLAVMAYDRYVAICNPLLYTVSMSRQLCKQLVAGVYAVGVVDSMIYTCCTFRLSFCSSNIINHFFCDVLPLLALSCSDTRINEIVMFALTSCITGSSFVTVLLSYVYIISSILEIHSAEGRHKAFSTCTFHLTTVVLSFGTLLFIYLRPTSSYSMNRDKVASVFYTLVIPMLNPLIYSLRNTEVKDALRKAMNKLLTNS encoded by the coding sequence ATGGGAAATCACTCGGAGGCGACTGAGTTCATTCTCTCAGGACTGACAGATCGTCCGGAGCTGCAGGTCCCTCTCTTTTTGGTATTCCTACTGATTTATGTTATCTccctggtggggaatggggggatgaTCTTGTTAATCACGATTGATCCCCgactccacacccccatgtacttttttctcaggaatttgtctttctgtgacctctgcatTTCCTTGATAATTTCTCCTAAGATGCTGCTGAATTTCTTAGCCGAGAGGAAAAGCATTTCTTACACGGCCTGTGCTGTGCAAATGTATCTCTCTTTCGTTTTTGGAGATGTTGAGtgcctcttgctggctgtgatggcgtatgaccgttatgtggccatctgtaacccCCTGCTCTATACGGTCAGCATGTCCAGGCAGCTTTGTaaacagctggtggctggggtgtacgctgtgggggtggtggattCAATGATATACACGTGTTGTACATTTcggctgtcattctgcagctccaacatcatcaatcatttcttctgtgatgtCCTCCCACTGTTGGCGCTCTCCTGTTCTGACACCCGCATCAATGAGATTGTGATGTTTGCTCTGACGAGCTGCATTACAGGGAGCAGCTTTGTGACTGTCCTCCTCTCCTATGTCTATATCATCTCCAGCATCCTGGAGATCCACTCTGCTGAGGGCCGgcacaaagccttctccacctgcactttCCACTTAACCACTGTGGTCCTGTCTTTTGGCACCCTCCTCTTCATATATTTGCGTCCTACCTCCAGCTATTCCATGAACAGAGACAAAGTGGCCTCAGTGTTTTACACGCTGgtgatccccatgttgaaccccctcatctacagcctgaggaacacggAGGTGAAGGACGCCCTGAGGAAAGCAATGAATAAACTCCTAACCAATTCTTGA